AGCAATAAACATACACTGAACATAAAATGATATGTACATAGAGATGTCATAGAAGTTAAAACaaagtgtatgtatatatatatatatatagaatttatttgttttttccccccagcaCATCTGTATATTGAACGATCAGGCCAAGGAGAAGTACAAAGTGTGAGTGTTCAAACTGGCACAGAGGTGATGTCTGACTCACTGAAGACTTGGACCACTGTGACGACCCCCCCTAGCTTTGCTGTGTTTTgaatcttatttatttttctacataGGAATCCACAAAAAGTAACTTGTGGGTTGTAATGAATCTCAAgaagaacatttctttcctcccTAAATAAATGGGACTAATCATTTGTATTATTAAGAAAATTTTGGTTGGTGAATTTGAATTATTTAAGCAAATTTCTGTGTGTAGACTTTAGCTGTAAATCTAACTTTTCTTATTTGGAAATGGAGCAGAAGAATGTCTTTAATTGTTTCTCTGGCTTATTGATCACATGTCTCAGGCTACTGTATATACTGAGTGAGCTGTCGGCGACCTTAAGTTTGCACATGCTTTGGTTTCCTATTCAGTTGCTAGTATGTCCCCGCATTATGCGGTACAAGTGAGTGCAATGTACtatatgttttcattgagaacCTGTTTACAGCAATACAAATCCAGCTCAAACCTTGAACTCTGTGTTCAGTCGCACTTTTTCAGTTTCCCAAAAAAAAGGGTGTCACTTCCTGAGGTGAGATGGAGCAACATTAGCATAAATAACACCAGAAAGAAAGGAAGCAATGGCTAACGGAGGAGGCAAGGTGACAGgcatttaacaaaataaaacaatttagcTTTCAACACAGCTGCGTCCTCCATGACATCATCCAACCATTCATTTTTTGGCTTTCCTTTgagtttcattttttatttatacacTTACATTTAAGTCGCTTTGCATTGTGGGATTAACAGGTCAAGCCCCATTCAGATGTTGAGCAATCCTAAAAACACTTCCACAAACGACACACCTCACATATGTTGTgtgtattttcacattttgcacCTCAAGCAAGCCTCCTCTTACCTCAAGGTGCAGTTTACAAACAGAGACTTGCTGCAAGATGATTTTTTGTGGAGAAGGATTTCTGGTTCATGAAAAGCAGGATGGCGGAGGTGTCACAAATTAGATAAATGACATGAACCTTAACTCAGGCAGATAGAAAACCACATCTCACGTAACTATGTCTGATGTTTTAGCATCTTTGTGGTCTATATGCATGTCTTTTTGGGGGAAGGGGAGGCTTAATTTAGctatctttcttttattttacattttagttatttttggtcattttaCACCGGTGTAAAAAATCTGTCTGTATTCTTTGTCTCTGTGGGAACATTGTCTGTTTTAATATAGTTGCTTTGTTTCCAAATACCATTTCGCATCTTTTCAGTTgcttttcagttgtttttcagTTGCTCTGTCTCCGCGCATGCGCAACTCACATAGCTAGTCGCGTACACTTGACGTCATGTTCTTTTCAGCTTAATGAGTATGATATGACCCTAACCTTAGCTTAACCGTCACATAAAATTTTGCGTTCATAACTGGTCGAATACTTTtggatattatatcatattttAGCTCGACTGTAACAACGTGAGGGACACGGCTGTCACCCGAGCTAAAGTGAACTACTTCAGGTCAACTCCCGTGCTAACGTAAACCTACCGTTTCTCTGGCTCCTCTGCACAGGTGAAGACGTTAGGTGAAATAAAggcaacaggttttttttttatcgtgaCGTGGCATGTCGGACCTCAAAATCCACtttaaaacttctgcttttacttAACGTGTTCCTGTTACTATAATGCGTATAAAAGAGGAAACGATAGCCACTTTAAAGCAGTTTGACATTGGAGAAAAGTTCTCCTATCTACCGGTGCTGCCCAAAGCCTCAGTGCTGATCCCCCTGTTTGTGAGGGGTGGAGAGCTGTACACCTTAATGACTCTACGTTCAAAAGAGGTAACCTGAAATTAAGTCTCTACGATGGAGGTGGCTGTTGTAACCCGTATTCAACTCTGTTTTAGacttttacccccccccccctccccctccccccctctgtGTGTAGCTGAGGACCAGTGCTGGTGAGGTGTGTTTTCCAGGTGGAAAGAGAGACCCCAGTGACCAGGATGATGTGGACACAGCCCTGAGAGAGGCAAAGGAGGAGATAGGTGTACAGCCTGAGGATGTTCAGGTTGTCTGCACATTGTTCCCAATCATCAATAAGGTAGAGCAAGAAATAGATTTCCTCTCAGGGCGTCAGCTACTTTGGGTCCGTCTTTTTGTCATGTCACCCCTCTTCATTTCATCTCCTTCAACAGAGAGGTCTGTTGGTGACCCCGGTAGTTGGCTTCATAGAGGAGACATTTTGTCCCACTCCAAACCCGGCTGAGGTCAGTGCTGTGTTCACAGTCCCACTGGACTTCTTCACCAGTCAGAAGGACCACTACATTACCCACGGTGCTGCCGGGATGATTGGACCTTTGCACTCATTTTATTATGTGGACCCACATTCAGATAGTCAATACCACATATGGGGGCTGACGGCTATATTGGCGATACTGGTCGCTGCCCTTGCTCTGAGGAAAAAACCTGAGTTTGATGTTGGTTTCGACTCTGAGGATCCATTATCTTTCTTCCAACAGATTCTGCATAGTAGACTTAGTAAACTCTGATCAGATGTCTGCCCCCCCCACTTGTAATGCATTTGTGGCAGTGCAAAGCAAAACGTAACTTTCGAGTAATATCTGAtcgtaaagattttttttccatccacTGCTAAACCTTTCTGTGCTTCGTAACTAGCAAATATTAAAcgctgaaggggaaaaaaaagaaagcacatCAAGAcctttacatttttattaattcatttaatgTAGCAGCAGGATTACAGATATAAACAGAAGAGTATACAAATGTCCAGACAAAGGCAAAGTACATGTTAATAATAGTTCAGATGTATAACACACTGGGGTTGACCTTTATCCCTACTGCAGGGTCTTAAGGCTAGATACTAAAGCTCAAGCTACACAAAATTGATACAACAGAACTGTTGAAGGATGTGAAATAGAAAGCGAACTAGGAAAAGTGAGCAAACTGATTACACACAAGATAACAGCTCACACTATTGGCAAATAACAGTTAATTTATCATGGTTGCCCCCTTTGATCAAGCGTTTCACAGCAACATTAATGTTGATAAGCACATCAACACAAGAAAGTTCTCCATTCAACAATCGCCACCGTCTTGTCCCTTTTACCTCACATGTACAAATCTCATGAGGCATGAAAACCATTTTCAATAGAAAACTTCAAACAAGGTGGCAATTCACTGGTGAAGCTGCACAATATGTTCAGTAATCACTGATATCTTGCACTGGATTGAGAAAATGTCAAAGTGAAAGTGTCGGTATGAGCTATGCTTGTGTTGTGTCGAAGAGTCTAagtcaatttgttttttttagcaaagTGTCCTGATGGTACACGGTCCAAGATAATAAAAAGAACATGGAGCAATGACACAAAAGGGACACCAGTAAACACAGCAGAGCAACGGTTAAGTTATCAAGGCACACAAAGTTCTGTTGAAAGCATCACAATTGAAATTCAAGATACCCCTGCAGTATATTTCACATTTAAATATACACAGATATTCATTTACATGACTGAAGGACAAGAATGATATTATGCAAAGATTTGTGTGCTCACTTTGCCACCAATTAAAATCAATATTTaacaaggtttttttgtttttttttctcatggtgGAAGTGGCTGTTAAAAGAGTCAGACTGAGCATTACTGAATCACTTGAAATGAATGAGCTGGACATGAAGTTGCACCACATCCGAGACAAAACAAGTTGACAAATGTACAGAGACAGAGAATGTACAAATGACAGCTGGtgccaccccaccccacccatcCCCTCCCCCCCTCTGCCTCAAAATATATGAACTCTAAAACTGGAATTGGTCCGACGTCAGATGTAGATCGAGCTGTGTCCACACCGTGAGGTAAAATTTACATTCATGAAACTGAAGTCACAGGTTGGCTTTCTGTGTTGGTATGGCTTTGAGAGGCATTACTGTTCTTCTGCACTTCTTCCACAACATTATGTGCTCTTTATCTTCCCCTAACCAAGAGGAACGGAATGCTTGGAAACGTCACGACTGCACTCTAACCTGATCTACAGTTAATGGATGAGTCAAAGTGCCATTTGAGATGCATGACAtacgaaaaaaaaagacaagaaggTTAgctcgtgcattgtgttctacAGTTTGGGTAGAGTCAAGATAACAAAAGAATTCAGTTTTGCTTGATGTCCACTTGAAAACATTTCCAATTTCGGTCAAACAATTCACAGTATACCTGCGCTTCAtctcaagaaaaacaaaacaaaaaaaaccacaccAACAATGATATTTTTCTGTGCTATGAGCATAAACCAAAAAGCTTAGTTTTACAAAAATACTCTACACTTTTGATACATGGATACAAAATTCTAAAAAAGATAAGTTACTTTAAAATGGATCACTAACAGCTGCAGGACAAGAGTATGACtatgaaaatgtaaacaaatgcATTTATGAGCAAAGCTCGTCTAAAATTTGAATTATTCTCATAAAATTGGGTTTTttgataatgccaaattggctACTGTTGGATATGGAAAGTACAGCGGTGTCattctgcattaaaaaaaaaagaataataaagtATCAAATTGGTGGAAATGTAAATGAGATCAACTGAAAGTACCTTAACATCTTTTAAAACAACATGCTGAATTGTCATTCATGTGAGAGCTGCATAATTT
This genomic interval from Odontesthes bonariensis isolate fOdoBon6 chromosome 7, fOdoBon6.hap1, whole genome shotgun sequence contains the following:
- the nudt7 gene encoding peroxisomal coenzyme A diphosphatase NUDT7, whose protein sequence is MRIKEETIATLKQFDIGEKFSYLPVLPKASVLIPLFVRGGELYTLMTLRSKELRTSAGEVCFPGGKRDPSDQDDVDTALREAKEEIGVQPEDVQVVCTLFPIINKRGLLVTPVVGFIEETFCPTPNPAEVSAVFTVPLDFFTSQKDHYITHGAAGMIGPLHSFYYVDPHSDSQYHIWGLTAILAILVAALALRKKPEFDVGFDSEDPLSFFQQILHSRLSKL